Proteins from one Bos taurus isolate L1 Dominette 01449 registration number 42190680 breed Hereford chromosome 7, ARS-UCD2.0, whole genome shotgun sequence genomic window:
- the RIOK2 gene encoding serine/threonine-protein kinase RIO2, which translates to MGKVNVAKLRYMSRDDFRVLTAVEMGMKNHEIVPCSLVASIASLKHGGCNKVLRELVKHKLIAWERTKTVQGYRLTNAGYDYLALKTLSSRQVVESVGNQMGVGKESDIYIVANEEGQQFALKLHRLGRTSFRNLKNKRDYHKHRHNMSWLYLSRLSAMKEFAYMKALYERKFPVPKPIDYNRHAVVMELISGYPLCQIHHVEDPASVYDEAMELIVKLANHGLIHGDFNEFNLILDEDDHITMIDFPQMVSTSHPNAEWYFDRDVKCIRDFFMKRFNYESELFPTFSDIRREDSLDVEVSASGYTKEMQADDELLHPAGPEDKNTETEERSDFPFSDEEMSERARDCRSENEGGWNCAAESVDCCCRSFENLEQIKEESLSEDSADAHRFEMTEFSQALEEIEGQVVENSSVSEFSGENRRERDARQDGETGQGGILVGPEEDEDECPHLIALSSLSKEFRPFRDEENMEDTNRHRTRTLSVTSVGSVLSCSTIPPELVKQKVKRQLTKQQKSAVRRRLQKGEANTFTKQRRENMQNIKSSLEAASFWGE; encoded by the exons ATGGGGAAGGTGAATGTGGCCAAGTTGCGTTACATGAGCCGGGATGACTTCAGGGTCTTGACAGCG GTTGAAATGGGCATGAAGAACCATGAAATTGTTCCCTGCAGTTTGGTTGCTTCTATAGCTAGCCTTAAACATGGTGGTTGTAATAAAGTCTTAAGAGAACTAGTAAAACATAAACTCATAGCTTGGGAGCGAACCAAAA CTGTCCAGGGCTATCGGTTGACAAACGCAGGCTACGATTACCTAGCTTTGAAAACACTGTCTTCTAGACAGGTGGTTGAGTCTGTTGGAAACCAGATGGGTGTCGGCAAAGAATCTG aTATTTACATCGTTGCAAATGAAGAAGGGCAGCAGTTTGCATTAAAGCTTCACAGACTGGGAAGAACCTCCTTTCGAAATCTGAAAAACAAGCGTGATTACCATAAACACAGGCATAACATGTCTTGGCTTTATTTATCTCGTCTCTCTGCCATGAAAGAATTTGCTTATATGAAG GCATTGTATGAAAGGAAATTTCCAGTTCCAAAGCCAATTGATTATAATCGCCATGCAGTGGTCATGGAACTCATAAGTGGCTATCCTCT ATGTCAAATACACCATGTTGAAGATCCTGCATCAGTATATGATGAAGCTATGGAACTGATTGTTAAACTTGCAAATCACGGACTGATTCATGGAGATTTCAATGAATTCAATCTCATTTTGGATGAAGATGACCACATTACCATGATCGATTTTCCACAGATGGTTTCAACTTCTCATCCCAATGCTGAATG GTATTTTGACAGAGATGTGAAATGCATTAGAGATTTCTTCATGAAACGTTTCAACTATGAAAGTGAGCTTTTCCCAACCTTTAGTGATATCAG GAGGGAGGATTCTCTTGACGTAGAGGTTTCTGCCAGCGGCTACACGAAGGAGATGCAGGCAGACGACGAACTGCTTCACCCAGCAGGTCCAGAggataaaaatacagaaacagagGAGAGATCTGACTTCCCATTTTCTGACGAAGAGATGTCAGAAAGAGCCAGGGATTGTAGATCAGAAAATGAAGGTGGATGGAACTGTGCAGCTGAATCAGTTGACTGCTGTTGCAGGTCATTTGAAAACCTTGAGCAAATAAAGGAAGAGAGTTTGTCAGAGGACAGTGCTGATGCACACAGATTCGAAATGACTGAATTCAGTCAAGCTTTAGAAGAAATAGAAGGGCAGGTTGTTGAAAACAGTTCTGTAAGTGAATTTTCCGGGGAGAACAGACGTGAACGTGACGCCAGGCAAGATGGTGAGACAGGTCAAGGTGGAATCCTTGTGGGCCCTGAGGAGGATGAAGATGAATGTCCTCATCTGATTGCCTTGTCATCGTTGAGCAAAGAATTCAGGCCTTTCAG agatgaagaaaatatgGAAGATACTAATCGACACAGAACAAGAACCCTGAGTGTTACTTCTGTGGGCAGTGTTTTAAGCTGTTCAACGATTCCTCCG GAATTGGTGAAACAGAAGGTGAAACGTCAGTTGACGAAACAACAAAAATCAGCTGTGAGACGACGGTTACAGAAGGGAGAAGCAAATACATTCACCAAGCAACGGCGAGAAAACATGCAAAATATTAAATCAAGTTTGGAAGCAGCTAGCTTTTGGGGAGAGTAA